Genomic segment of Oncorhynchus kisutch isolate 150728-3 unplaced genomic scaffold, Okis_V2 Okis03b-Okis08b_hom, whole genome shotgun sequence:
gatggaggggggggggggggggggggggggggtgtatttgatGTAGGTCTCGTTAATAGCATACAGTGATGGAATCCTAACATATTTGTTTATACTTAGCGATGGGGGATTGAGTTGAGAAAATCCCCAGGAATCGGTTATTATAACAGTGAATATTTGTAATTTACATCCATAACGAATATTGTCTCAAAGGAAGTTTGTAAATAGAGATTTTGGCTGGAATATTGGGTTATCATTTATTTTGTGCAAATACAGCTAtaattatttaaatatatatCATAATATTAGTATAGTTGTAGTATAAATACAACAGTAAGCCTCTAACTGTGATTAACGTTGGAACATAAAGGAATGCGTGTTTGTCCCTTAAACACACCTGTAACCTGTTGAGTAAGTGAGATCTGCACGCTGAATTGCCTTCATGCATTTGAATCTAGTTCATTTCTGCTCAAAATGTGGTTTAATAGGATCCAGTGTCAAATAAACCTCAATGAACCATGTACAATTACATAACCACTATTATTGCTACCTTACTTGACTTTATAATAATTTAAACTACTATAGTCTAGAATGCTACAACACCAACAATCACATTTACGAaagcactatatatatattttttaaagtgtgtgtgtgtgtgtgtgcgtgtgtgtgcgtgtgtgcgtgtgttaaaTAACCtgtttaaatcaaataaaaaacacaCCGCAATGTAACATAATGTTTACGCAGTTTTTTTAATGAGAAAATATTCTTGATGACCAATAATTTATTGCAGACACATGGCACACTTGGAGAAGCACGCATGCTCGCAGCAAATACAACACAACGTTTTGAATTAGCATGCGTTTTAGAGAACGTACAAATatactgctttttttttttatacatccgGTCACcacagtttatttttttatttatttttttaaattaaaatggtccaCAGAACAACTACAGATCATCTAAAACatttaacaacaaaaaaagtgcAGTTTACACATTTCAACTTATTCTTCCCATCAATTCAAATATATTTGAATGTTTTGAATGCAGACAACCAGACACCAAAGTAAACCATAAATATCTGTTTTCAAGTTTTGCTATTTGAAAATGTCACCTCTGTGATTGTTCTctttcttctttaaaaaaaaaattctcctAAAAACTAGATTTGGCTGTTTGGTAATAGCAAATGCAATGCGCATTAAAGGGAGCTGTAACTAAAAAGTCACGTTAAATTTAATTTACAAAAAGttgatttcatttatttatttttcttggcCTTTTTATCTTGAcggaaatgcaaaaaaaaaaaaattgatattCTGACAACATTCTCTAATGTAATAACGAATTGTTTTACCAGTTTTAGATTAATTGAATTGGAATATTTATTGGAAACTTGGCAATACAATGTAAGCAAGAATATAGATACGGATAACGACAGTGCTTTTTGAAAATAATCTCAGAATTGGATTATTCTTAAATGACCCGAAACAGGTAACAAAACGATGTAGCCTATATGCGCGTCATAGAAAGACAAGGGTCACTGCCACAACAAGTCTCAAGTAAAACATCTAAGTACATCGATAAACCACAAAACGCAAATATCTTGCCTCATGATTGTAGAGCATATTTTAGTTGGTTGGTCATGAATTGATCAAACAATAAAATACCGCTTTGGAAAAGTTGATAAGCATCTCTTTTCTTTTTCAGAAGTTTTTAAATAAGTCCCATCCGCTAACGTCATGTCAGTGCACCGACACCACGGACTGCATGGCCGAAGAGGCCGGGTTTATGAGCGTTTCGCTCGGCGTGGCAGGGCTGCTTTGGCTGGTAGCTGTCTGAGGAGACGTGGGGCTGAGAGACTGGGGAGAGTTCGCTAAGAAAGCTGGAATATGTGTTGGCAGAGCCGAGAGCCCTGGCATCGAAGTAGGGGTGGGCTTGATTGGCACGGGGATGGCAGGTAGACTCTGCGCGCCATAGCAAATAGACTTGAGGGGCATTCCGTAGGCCGAATAATCACTGGCCATGGAGATGGGAGCTACCGTGTCCATGACGCTGGAGCTGTACATATGAGGCCAGGCCGTGGTGAGCTGGTTGTGCAGCGGGTAGCCAGCAGACATAGACTGCATGGTGGAGAAGGCCAGTCCGCCTGGCATTTTATACTCTCTGGCGATTATGTTCTCGATGGCGAACGGGTGTTTGAAAGTTGACGGTTGGTGAGAGACTCCTATGTTGTAACCGGACATTTGCGGGAGATGTGTGCCGGAAGCAGCCAGCGCGCTCAGTCGGAGTTTGGCTTGTTGTTGGAGATAGTGGGCAGCGTCCGACGGCTTGCTTTGCGCCAGATGCTCGGACGCCATCATCATCAACTTGAAGCGTTTACGACGCCGCAAGAAACTTCCGTTCTCGAACATGTCCCCGCAGCTGGGATGGAGAGCCCAGAAACTCCCTTTACCCGGCTGGTCCGGCCGCCTGGGGATTTTAATAAAACAGTCGTTGAAAGAGAGGTTGTGTCGTAAGGAGTTCTGCCACCGCTGGGTGTTCTCTCGGTAGTAAGGGAACCTGTCCATGATGAACTTGTAGATCTCGCTGAGCGGGAGCATCTTCTCCGGGCAGGACTGGATAGCCATGGCGGTCAGGGAGATGTAGGAATAGGGAGGTTTCTGGTCGCTATACGTGTTTCTCCCCGGACGAGGCATTCTGTTGGACTTTCTGTCTAAATACTATGCTGAATGGCGCGTCAGACTACAGTTCTTCCAGTTTTTCTCGGACAAACAGGAGAAATGGAACGTTGTCCTACACTCCTTGAAGTATCACTCTAGGACGGGTTGTTCAAAACAACTGTTCAAAACAACATTACGAACGCGTAAAACTCCATACATTCGCCGCATAGATTGTCTTTATAACGCAAagtacaaacaaaaaaacaactgcAATATCCCCGCGCTTAAAAGTTACTGAAAGTTCCCCAAGATGCATGAAATTCAGCAACGCAACTCACTGTCTGTTTCCTCCGTGGACTGTTCACTCAGCGCTTATGGGCTGTGGGTCTTGAAAACAGCCGTCCTATGAAAACAGTCTCGTTCTCTCCCTTCAGATGGCCTGTATGATGCGCTATCTTTAGTTAAGCAAGCAGCAATAAGCTTCTccttcccccccacacacacacacaccacgactCTCTGAATGGTTCCTGATATGTTGTGGCCCTTGTTGTGATGAGCAGAGCTAAGTAGCTGCTATTTCCATGTCCTTCCCCGAACCGTGTGATAGTTTAATGTGATGACAGGAGAAAAGACCCCCGTAGAGCCGCTTCATTAATGTGCCACTTCTTCGCTATCACATGACAATCGCcttgggtggagaggaggaggggggctaCTCGCTCGGAGGAGAAAGCAAAGGCATAATCTGGATTCATTTACACCTATTTACATGGACACCTTGAGCCAATAGAAATGATTTCCATTTGAAGACAGAGCGAAGGGGTGAAAAGGCACAGCGACCCACCGGATTTGAAGTGTGAGGGAGGGTGATGAAAGCCCGGTTACGCCGTGTGAAGGTATGCAGATAACCTTTTGTGCACCGAGCAAGGGGTGCTTAGTCAACTATTTGCGTTTACAAATAGAGCTACTAAGCAATTTGATGTTTGGCATGGAGGGCCGTCGCTTCTTGGCGCAGTCTCTCTATTTGTTCTGTCCGTTGTAACGTTTTTTTTTCGTGTTGAATGACGTGTCATTGATTACATTTTAGTTTGAGCTGTTTATGGGGAACAGTGTGATTTGAACTGATATCGAATCGACAATTTGTGTACCAATATGTGATCTATAGTCATCTAACTGGTGACTAACAGTTTGTTTACTCTTTTCATATTAACTAACGTCTTTACATGACGGTTAACTGTTAATTGCCCTTTGGAATAATATACAATTATTTCCTGAATGTATTTGTTGAAGTTGTATTGTCAATTACTCAATACACTCCCTTTGAATACTGTTACTTTTGTCTGACTTGGATTTTCcctctttgagtgtgtgtgtgtgtgtgtgtgtgtgtgtgtgtgtgtgtgtgtgtgtgtgtgtgtgtgtgtgtgttgtgtgtgtgtgtgtgtgtgtgtgtgtgtgtgtgtgtgtgtgtgtgcgtgtgtgtgtgtgtgtgtgtgtgtattcagtgtcCGAGAGCATGCGCCGCAGtcgataaaatatatatatatatctgcgaACTAGTTATTGGGGGAATATGCTGAGTGTGTTATGCACGTCATAGGTAATCCCCAAAAGGCACAATTAATAAACGTTTGACTTGAAATGTACACTTGAATATATGTGGAGACATACATATGATGACGCAATGTTAGAATGTGTTTATTTAATGTGTTTCGAATAGTCTACAAAAGGTATAATGGCCTAATACCAATATGTTGGTGTTTACCAGACGACTCTCACAAGCTGTGACAAGCAAACGTACAAACAAAATACACTTTCTACGCGGATGAACAGGTTTAAATTAAGCCAGTCATTGAAATGTAAAACTCGGGTGGTTACGAGACTTACGACAATGCTATAGAAACTGTATAAAATACCAATAAGTCAATTATGTTGAGTGTGAACCTAATGGGGGACGTATTCAGATCAATGgacattctctctctgtgtgagcgCACCCTCCTAGCCAAGCCACCTTCCCTTTCTGCCTGGCCACATCCCAATGagaaggaccacacacacacacactcggaccAACTCATATATAATCTATGCTAATTTCTCTCCATGCGTCCACAATACACGGAATCATGATTCGGACGGACAGGCTGCAGGGGCGAGTAAGAATAAAGCCAGTCGGGATGCGGGCCTGTGGTAATCCAAGCCCTTTAGAGTGAAACGGTGTGgtttcagtcagtcactcagtcatcATCGGTTGTTTCTGTTGCGATGCTAATGTGTGTGAACAGATTGGACAAAGCTGTATGGATGTTGATATCAAAAGAGTTTGAGGAAAATACCAAAAAAATCGGTGTATATTTaacgttattattattataattataattattattgttattattattattgttattattattgttgttattagaaAACAATTTATTGTCAATTCAGCGTCAAGGGGAAAACGGTCCTACATTCGGATGTGTCACACTGTTGCGCAATACAAGTCCCCATCAAACCATTTAACCTTTGATTTC
This window contains:
- the LOC109883849 gene encoding forkhead box protein B1-like translates to MPRPGRNTYSDQKPPYSYISLTAMAIQSCPEKMLPLSEIYKFIMDRFPYYRENTQRWQNSLRHNLSFNDCFIKIPRRPDQPGKGSFWALHPSCGDMFENGSFLRRRKRFKLMMMASEHLAQSKPSDAAHYLQQQAKLRLSALAASGTHLPQMSGYNIGVSHQPSTFKHPFAIENIIAREYKMPGGLAFSTMQSMSAGYPLHNQLTTAWPHMYSSSVMDTVAPISMASDYSAYGMPLKSICYGAQSLPAIPVPIKPTPTSMPGLSALPTHIPAFLANSPQSLSPTSPQTATSQSSPATPSETLINPASSAMQSVVSVH